The Hymenobacter swuensis DY53 genome includes the window CCGGCCGGTACTGATACGACGTTGACACTAACGGGTATCCCCATTCCCGGCGAGCCGACTACTAATCTGTGTTTGCGTGCCTACGAGTTGTTAAAGGCCGATTTCGCGTTGCCGGCCATTCGGATGCACCTGCACAAAGTAGTGCCCATCGGGGCCGGACTGGGCGGCGGCTCCGGGGATGCGGCGTTTGCCCTGCGCGCCCTCAATGACCTGTTTACATTGAATCTATCGGCCGAAACGCTGGAAGCCTACGCCCGTCGCCTGGGCTCCGACTGTGCCTTTTTCATCCGTAATCAGCCGGTTTTTGCCTACGAGAAGGGCGACGTATTTGAGCTGGTGGCACTGAACCTGACGGGTACGGCCTGCCTGGTGATTTATCCCGGCCTGCACATCAGCACCGCCGAAGCGTACAGCCGCGTGCACCCCCGTACCCCGCGCCACGACCTGCGCACCGCCCTCAGCCAACCCCTGGAGACGTGGCGCCACACTATTAGCAACGACTTTGAGGAAGCCCTGACGCCGTATTATCCGGTGCTGGCCGACCTCAAAGCGCAACTCTACGCTGCCGGAGCCGCCTACGCCAGCCTCTCGGGTTCCGGCTCGGCCGTGTACGGCCTGTTTCCGGGCCTGGAAATACCCCCGCAGCTGCCGCTGCCCGCCGAATATCAGGTGTGGGCCGGACGGCTGTAAATGGTGAGATAGTGAACTGGTGAGTTTGACGTTCAATATGCGCAGTTGGCGCAAACAGGACGTCAAACCCACCAGTTCACCACTAGCCCACCAGCACATCAACGGCCTCAGCCTGACGCTGGCGGCGCTTCATCCACTGGTCGAGGACGGGGTGAATGAGTACGCTGAGCAGGATAACCACGGTGCCTAGGTAGAAGCCGGTAGACAGCTTCTCCTGACCGAAGCCGGGGATGTGCAGCGTGTACATCAGCACGGCCAGCAGAATGCCGTACACCGGCTCCAGGTTGATGGTCAGGTTCACCACGAAGGCCGAAATGCGCTTCATCAGCTCTACCGAAGAAGAAAACGCATACACCGTGCACACGCCCGCCAGTAGCAGCAGCCACAGCCAGTCATAGCCCTGCCAGGCCAGCTGCAGGCCTTGGCCCTCGGTGAAGTAGTGGCCGTATACAGGCATGAACAGGACGATACTCAGGCAGGCCCCGGTCATTTCATACAGCGTGAGCTGAAACGGGGTGTGGCGCTTCACCAGCTTAGAGTTGAACACGCTGAACAACGCCGACAGCCCCGCCGACACAATAGCGACCAGTAAGCCGGCCATCTGGTCCAGTTCGGCCTGCGACACCAGGTACAGGCCCACCATCGTCAGCAGGCCTAGGCCCACCTCATAGGGGCGTACTCGCCGCCACAACACCAGCGGCTCCAGCAGGGAAGTCCAGAGGGCCAGTGTGGCCAGCCCGGCCAGACACACACTTACTGAGGAGAGGCGGGCGGCTAGGAAAAAGGTAATCCAGTGCGCCGCCACCAGCACCCCGATACCCAGCATCTTGAGCGCCTCGGTACCAGCTACGCGCCAGGGCTGCCGACGTACTATCAACAGTACTGCCAACCCCGCTGCCGCCAGCAATGTGCGCCAGAATACCAGCTCCACCGGCGGTACCGATATCAGCTTGCCCAGAATGGCCGTGAAGCCCCAGAGCAACACAATAAAATGCAGACGCAGGTAGTCTTTTAGCATGAGGTAAAATGGTGATTCGGTGAGTTGATGATTTAGTGAGGTGGTGAGCTTGACGTTCAGTCCGCGCAGTTGGCGCAGGCAGAACGTCAAGCTCACCACCTCACTAAATCATCAACTCACCGTTATTGCGGTATTACCCGGTACAGAATGGCTCCGACGGCGGTGAATACGATGCTGGGGACCCAGGCCGCCAACATAGGCGAGAGAGTGCCCACGGCCGCCAGGTTGCGGCTCAGAATCACGAAGATGATGAATACAAAAGCCAGCACGAAGCCCAGCGCAATCTGCCCGCCCACGCCGGCCCGGCTCTTGCGCGCGCTCATAATCACCCCAATGACGGTGAGGATAAACATGGCGTAGGGATAAGCGAATCGCTCGTGTTTTTCGCTGAGGTACACCTGCGTATCATCGGAGCCGCGCGCTATTTTCTGGTTGATGTAGCGGTTCAGCTCCGGCAGCGTGAGGGTTTCGGCCAGGCGGTAGGTGCTGGCGAAGTCCTTCGGGTACAGGTTGAACACCGTATCGCGGGCGGGCATGGTTTTGAGGGTTTCCTTTTCGCCATCAAAGGTGCGAATGAGCTGGGGCGTGAGGTGCCAGGCCCGCTTGGTAGAATCCCAGGTAATGGCCTCGGCCGTTATGCGCCGCTTGAGCAGCTGCCCGTCAATGGTTTCCAGCGCAAACTTGTAGCCCACGTTGTTCACATTGTCGTAGCTCTCCATGAAGGCATAGTCACGGGGGCCGATTTTGATGTGCACGTTACGGCCGCTGAACCGATAGGGGTTCTTGATATAGGCCTTCTCGAACTGCACCCGCGTCTTGTTGGCAATGGGAATCAGCCAGCCCGTCATGGCCATCGTGAGAATCCCCAGAATGGCGCTGCCCATGATGTAGGGTAGCAGAAACCGCTTGAAGCTGATGCCCGAGGCCAGCATGGCTACTACTTCGGTTCGCTCGGCCAGCTGGGCCGTCACGAATACCACGGCAATGAATACCGTGATGGGGGAAAGCAGGTTGGCGAAGTACGGAAACAGGTTCACGTAATACTCCGACAGAATCTGCCACGCCCCCAAATCGTGCTTGAGAAAGTCGTCGTTCTTCTCTGTGAAGTCAATCACGCAGATAACCGACACGAGCAGCACCACCGCGAAGAAA containing:
- a CDS encoding LptF/LptG family permease codes for the protein MRLLDKYILKKFLTAFFFAVVLLVSVICVIDFTEKNDDFLKHDLGAWQILSEYYVNLFPYFANLLSPITVFIAVVFVTAQLAERTEVVAMLASGISFKRFLLPYIMGSAILGILTMAMTGWLIPIANKTRVQFEKAYIKNPYRFSGRNVHIKIGPRDYAFMESYDNVNNVGYKFALETIDGQLLKRRITAEAITWDSTKRAWHLTPQLIRTFDGEKETLKTMPARDTVFNLYPKDFASTYRLAETLTLPELNRYINQKIARGSDDTQVYLSEKHERFAYPYAMFILTVIGVIMSARKSRAGVGGQIALGFVLAFVFIIFVILSRNLAAVGTLSPMLAAWVPSIVFTAVGAILYRVIPQ
- the ispE gene encoding 4-(cytidine 5'-diphospho)-2-C-methyl-D-erythritol kinase — translated: MLVFPNAKLNLGLYVTSQRPDGFRNLESVFVPLPWCDALEVLPAPAGTDTTLTLTGIPIPGEPTTNLCLRAYELLKADFALPAIRMHLHKVVPIGAGLGGGSGDAAFALRALNDLFTLNLSAETLEAYARRLGSDCAFFIRNQPVFAYEKGDVFELVALNLTGTACLVIYPGLHISTAEAYSRVHPRTPRHDLRTALSQPLETWRHTISNDFEEALTPYYPVLADLKAQLYAAGAAYASLSGSGSAVYGLFPGLEIPPQLPLPAEYQVWAGRL
- a CDS encoding DMT family transporter, producing MLKDYLRLHFIVLLWGFTAILGKLISVPPVELVFWRTLLAAAGLAVLLIVRRQPWRVAGTEALKMLGIGVLVAAHWITFFLAARLSSVSVCLAGLATLALWTSLLEPLVLWRRVRPYEVGLGLLTMVGLYLVSQAELDQMAGLLVAIVSAGLSALFSVFNSKLVKRHTPFQLTLYEMTGACLSIVLFMPVYGHYFTEGQGLQLAWQGYDWLWLLLLAGVCTVYAFSSSVELMKRISAFVVNLTINLEPVYGILLAVLMYTLHIPGFGQEKLSTGFYLGTVVILLSVLIHPVLDQWMKRRQRQAEAVDVLVG